A region from the Mycolicibacterium litorale genome encodes:
- a CDS encoding NtaA/DmoA family FMN-dependent monooxygenase (This protein belongs to a clade of FMN-dependent monooxygenases, within a broader family of flavin-dependent oxidoreductases, the luciferase-like monooxygenase (LMM) family, some of whose members use coenzyme F420 rather than FMN.), whose amino-acid sequence MSKPRKQIHLAAHFPGVNNTTVWSDPQSGSHIEFDSFVRFARTAERGKFDFMFLAEGLRLREQGGLIYDLDVVGRPDTFTVLAALAAVTDRLGLTGTINSTFNEPYEVARQFASLDHLSAGRAAWNVVTSWDAFTGENFRRGGFLPEDQRYERAESFLAAAHTLFDSWRGDEIVADKDAGVFLSDPAAGGFAYRDAHFDIHGRFNVPRSPQGRPVIFQAGDSDRGREFAAAAADAIFSRYGTLEEGRAFYADVKGRLARYGRRPDELLILPAATFVLGDTDAEAADIAHEVRLAQVSPQTAIRFLEQLWNRDLSDHDPDGPLPSVDPVVGENTIARGRASVRMYRDPIAVANQWRAKAEAENLTTRELIVEVTGRQNFIGSPATVAENITTLVQADASDGFILVPHVTPAGLDPFVDDVVPLLQERGVFRTDYEGTTLRDHLGLATPKTGAAQDAAVSAG is encoded by the coding sequence ATGAGCAAGCCACGCAAGCAGATTCACCTGGCCGCGCACTTCCCGGGGGTGAACAACACCACCGTGTGGAGCGACCCGCAATCCGGGAGCCACATCGAGTTCGACTCGTTCGTGCGGTTCGCCCGGACCGCCGAACGCGGCAAGTTCGACTTCATGTTCCTCGCCGAGGGTCTGCGGCTGCGCGAACAGGGCGGCCTGATCTACGACCTGGACGTGGTGGGACGCCCCGACACCTTCACGGTGCTGGCCGCGCTGGCCGCGGTCACCGACCGGCTCGGGCTGACCGGAACCATCAACTCGACGTTCAACGAGCCCTACGAGGTCGCGCGCCAGTTCGCGTCGCTGGACCACCTGTCGGCCGGGCGCGCCGCGTGGAACGTGGTCACCTCCTGGGATGCGTTCACCGGAGAGAACTTCCGCCGGGGCGGCTTCCTGCCGGAGGACCAGCGCTACGAGCGGGCCGAGAGCTTCCTGGCCGCGGCCCACACGTTGTTCGACTCGTGGCGCGGAGACGAGATCGTCGCCGACAAGGACGCCGGCGTCTTCCTCTCCGACCCGGCGGCGGGCGGATTCGCCTACCGCGACGCGCATTTCGACATCCACGGTCGGTTCAACGTGCCGCGCAGCCCGCAGGGCAGGCCCGTGATCTTCCAAGCCGGCGACTCCGACCGCGGCCGCGAGTTCGCCGCCGCGGCGGCGGACGCGATCTTCTCCCGGTACGGCACCCTCGAGGAGGGTCGGGCGTTCTACGCCGACGTCAAGGGCCGGTTGGCGCGGTACGGCCGCCGCCCCGACGAGCTGTTGATCCTGCCCGCCGCCACGTTCGTGCTCGGGGACACCGACGCCGAGGCGGCCGACATCGCCCACGAGGTGCGGCTTGCCCAGGTGTCACCGCAGACCGCGATCCGATTCCTCGAACAGCTGTGGAACCGGGACCTGTCCGACCACGATCCGGACGGCCCGTTGCCCTCGGTCGATCCCGTCGTCGGGGAGAACACCATCGCCCGCGGCCGTGCCAGCGTCCGGATGTACCGGGACCCGATCGCGGTCGCCAACCAGTGGCGCGCCAAGGCCGAAGCGGAGAACCTCACCACCCGCGAGCTGATCGTCGAGGTCACCGGGCGGCAGAACTTCATCGGGTCACCGGCCACCGTCGCCGAGAACATCACCACGCTGGTCCAGGCCGACGCCAGCGACGGGTTCATCCTGGTGCCGCACGTCACCCCGGCGGGGCTCGACCCGTTCGTCGACGACGTGGTGCCGCTACTGCAGGAACGCGGGGTGTTCCGGACCGACTACGAGGGCACCACGCTGCGCGACCACCTCGGTCTGGCGACACCGAAAACCGGTGCAGCACAAGACGCCGCGGTGAGCGCGGGTTAA